In the Vibrio sp. FE10 genome, AGGTTTTTCGCAAGCATTAAAAAAGCCAATAATTATCGGCTTTTTAGTGTTATTTAGAATGTTCTGAGGTAAACGCTATTTAATCTCACGGCACATCAAACTCACGGCTAATGTTTGAGCTAGGTACATCGAAGAACTCAATGAGCGAAAGCCCATCACCTCCCCTTCTTCCACTTCAAAACACACGTCCATCTTACTGCCATGCGCCATCATCTGGTTATCTGCAATCGCGATGATAGGAACACCTCGATCATGAGCACACTCTATGACATTACTGGTTTCCATTGCATAAGGGGCAAAAGTCACAGTAAGCAATACGTCTTTATCGTTCATATTGCGGATCATAGGGGTCAGCATCCCTCCATGGTCATCAAGTAAGACAACATTGTTATCTGACTTCATGAGTGCATACCAAAGGTAAAAGGCAACCGGATAAGCTCGGCGCATTCCTTGTATATATATCGTTTCGGCTTGATCCATCAAGCTCACAGCTCTTTCAAGCTTCTGTGGTGAAACCGATACTTGTAATTTTTCTATCGCTTCAACGTTAGCGACACCGTAATCATTAAAAATAGCGGTTGGCGATTCTGGTTGATATGTTTCTTGGTCTCTTGCTTTGCGCACTCGGTCTTTATAATCCCGAGGTCTATTTAGATATTGGTCTCTAAACAGAGCCTGCATTTGGCTAAACCCACTAAAGCCCATCGCATTTGAAAATCGACTTAATGTCGACAATGGTACATTAGCTTGTTCCGCAATGGTCGCCATAGTCTCAACGGCAACTAGCATAGGCTGGGCTAACACATAGTCCGCGACTTGCTGTAAGCGTTGACTCAGGTTGTCATAGCGTTTGACGATTAACTCTTTCAGAGAGTCTAAATCACTAGGCACATGTACAATCTCGTTAGTTTCAACTTCCATACCTAACTTCTTTCCCGTTA is a window encoding:
- a CDS encoding MurR/RpiR family transcriptional regulator, coding for MEVETNEIVHVPSDLDSLKELIVKRYDNLSQRLQQVADYVLAQPMLVAVETMATIAEQANVPLSTLSRFSNAMGFSGFSQMQALFRDQYLNRPRDYKDRVRKARDQETYQPESPTAIFNDYGVANVEAIEKLQVSVSPQKLERAVSLMDQAETIYIQGMRRAYPVAFYLWYALMKSDNNVVLLDDHGGMLTPMIRNMNDKDVLLTVTFAPYAMETSNVIECAHDRGVPIIAIADNQMMAHGSKMDVCFEVEEGEVMGFRSLSSSMYLAQTLAVSLMCREIK